A region of Vitis vinifera cultivar Pinot Noir 40024 chromosome 13, ASM3070453v1 DNA encodes the following proteins:
- the LOC132252498 gene encoding cytochrome c oxidase subunit 6b-1-like isoform X2 has translation MLGDGKGIESVEKSEVKILVDSASENVVTEKTEETPAVTKEATEAAPTAAEEIIEVTSAASHEATPAAKDISEATPDAAEESSNNVEEENSGDLEVEHTSEIKLETAPADFRFPSTNQTRHCFTRYIEYHRCTAAKGEGATECDKFAKFYRSLCPAEWVERWNEQRENGTFPGPL, from the exons ATGTTGGGCGATGGGAAAGGAATCGAGAGTGTGGAAAAAAGTGAAGTTAAGATCCTAGTAGATTCGGCTTCTGAGAATGTTGTAACTGAGAAGACCGAGGAAACACCTGCTGTTACAAAAGAAGCCACAGAAGCTGCTCCGACTGCAGCTGAAGAAATTATTGAGGTCACCTCTGCTGCAAGTCATGAAGCTACTCCTGCTGCCAAAGACATCAGTGAAGCTACCCCAGATGCTGCTGAAGAAAGCAGCAACAATGTTGAAGAGGAAAACTCGGGTGATCTAGAAGTTGAACACACATCGGAAATAAAA CTTGAGACAGCACCAGCAGATTTCCGTTTCCCGAGTACCAACCAAACAAGGCATTGCTTTACCCGTTACATTGAATATCATCG GTGCACTGCTGCAAAGGGGGAAGGGGCTACTGAGTGTGATAAGTTTGCAAAATTTTATCGTTCTCTTTGTCCTGCTGAATGG